The following proteins come from a genomic window of Triticum aestivum cultivar Chinese Spring chromosome 6A, IWGSC CS RefSeq v2.1, whole genome shotgun sequence:
- the LOC123130485 gene encoding senescence-specific cysteine protease SAG39-like: MASYSQGLLFAILACACVLSALAARDLAEDRSIVTRHEQWMAKYGRVYNDVAEKAHRLEVFKANVAFIESVNAGTDKFWLEANQFADIADDEFRATHTGYKAQVGGNKGRKTGFRYANVSLDALPTSVDWRTKGAVTPIKDQGQCGCCWAFSTVASMEGIVKLSTGKLISLSEQELVDCDVDGMDQGCEGGLMDNAFEFIIDNGGLTTEGNYPYTGNDGSCNSNKESNAAASIKGYEDVPANDEASLQKAVAAQPVSVAVDGGDNLFRFYKGGVLSGNCGTELDHGIAAVGYGIAGDGIKYWVMKNSWGASWGENGFIRMERDVADEQGLCGLAMQPSYPTA; encoded by the exons ATGGCTAGCTACTCACAAGGTTTGCTCTTCGCCATCCTCGCATGCGCCTGCGTGCTTAGCGCTCTTGCAGCCCGGGACCTCGCCGAGGATCGGTCTATTGTCACAAGGCATGAGCAGTGGATGGCCAAGTATGGCCGTGTGTACAATGACGTTGCTGAGAAAGCACACCGGCTAGAGGTGTTCAAGGCCAATGTCGCGTTCATCGAGTCGGTGAATGCAGGGACCGACAAGTTCTGGCTCGAGGCTAATCAGTTTGCGGATATCGCCGACGATGAATTCAGGGCTACGCACACAGGGTATAAGGCGCAGGTGGGTGGTAACAAGGGCAGGAAGACGGGGTTCAGGTATGCGAACGTTAGCCTCGATGCGCTCCCAACATCTGTGGACTGGAGAACCAAAGGCGCGGTCACTCCCATCAAAGACCAAGGCCAATGTG GGTGTTGCTGGGCCTTCTCCACGGTGGCCTCTATGGAAGGCATCGTGAAGCTGAGCACCGGGAAACTGATCTCATTGTCGGAGCAGGAGCTGGTGGACTGCGATGTGGACGGCATGGACCAGGGCTGCGAGGGAGGGCTCATGGACAACGCCTTCGAGTTCATCATCGACAACGGTGGCCTAACCACCGAGGGCAATTACCCCTACACCGGCAACGACGGCAGCTGTAACTCCAACAAGGAGTCCAACGCCGCCGCATCCATCAAGGGGTACGAGGATGTGCCGGCCAATGACGAGGCGTCGTTACAGAAGGCGGTGGCCGCACAGCCCGTGTCCGTGGCCGTTGATGGAGGGGACAACCTCTTTCGGTTCTACAAGGGCGGCGTTCTCTCTGGCAATTGTGGCACGGAGCTCGACCACGGCATCGCGGCGGTCGGGTACGGCATTGCCGGCGACGGGATCAAGTACTGGGTGATGAAGAACTCGTGGGGCGCATCATGGGGCGAGAACGGTTTCATCAGGATGGAGAGGGACGTCGCCGACGAGCAAGGCCTTTGCGGACTCGCCATGCAGCCTTCCTACCCGACGGCATAA